One genomic window of Pelmatolapia mariae isolate MD_Pm_ZW linkage group LG5, Pm_UMD_F_2, whole genome shotgun sequence includes the following:
- the LOC134626935 gene encoding adenosine receptor A3-like, which translates to MNLGEMIYTLVEVLIAVSCCLGNMLVILALWTTKSIQQPTFCLIASLATADFLVGCVAIPLAVVVDGRVKTSFNMCLFISCVVILFTLVSVLSLLAISLDRFLRVYVPLRYKRIVTQGHSCLVVAACWIVAIPLSFTPMLGWYNHQTLSNSANSTIVCQFIAVIPMSYLVYFSFFSLNLIPLLVMATLYTYVFCIIKGHLREKPGSGIHKLSQNYLRKEKKLAGSLALVLALFALCWLPLHIMNCIVYFGEVTNIPPIVLYIGIILSHANSAVNPVVYAFKIQKIKRAYLKIWRQCVSRVAENQESQTSQMTDKRSSSHIVSND; encoded by the exons ATGAATTTGGGAGAAATGATTTACACCTTGGTCGAAGTGCTCATTGCAGTTAGTTGCTGTCTGGGTAACATGCTGGTCATTTTGGCACTTTGGACCACTAAAAGCATCCAACAGCCAACATTCTGCCTTATTGCATCGCTGGCTACGGCAGATTTTCTGGTTGGATGTGTGGCCATACCATTGGCTGTAGTGGTGGATGGACGGGTGAAGACTTCATTTAATATGTGTCTCTTCATCAGCTGCGTGGTCATCCTGTTCACCCTCGTTTCAGTTCTGTCTCTGTTGGCTATTTCGCTTGACCGTTTCCTCCGGGTGTATGTCCCTCTCAG gTACAAAAGGATTGTGACACAGGGACACTCCTGTCTTGTGGTGGCAGCATGTTGGATTGTTGCAATCCCTCTCAGCTTTACTCCCATGCTTGGGTGGTACAACCATCAAACCTTGTCTAATTCAGCCAATTCTACAATTGTCTGCCAGTTTATAGCTGTAATTCCCATGTCATACctggtttatttcagttttttttccctgaatcTGATACCTCTGTTGGTAATGGCCACGTTGTATACCTATGTTTTCTGTATTATCAAAGGACACCTTCGAGAGAAACCAGGCAGTGGTATTCACAAACTGTCTCAGAACTACctaagaaaagagaaaaagctgGCAGGATCTCTAGCTCTGGTCTTGGCCCTGTTTGCCCTGTGCTGGCTGCCGCTTCACATAATGAACTGCATTGTTTATTTTGGTGAGGTGACAAATATACCACCCATAGTTTTATATATTGGGATTATTCTGTCTCATGCTAACTCAGCTGTCAATCCAGTTGTGTATGcattcaaaatacaaaaaattaaGAGAGCATATCTGAAGATCTGGAGACAGTGTGTTTCACGTGTTGCTGAAAATCAAGAATCTCAGACAAGCCAAATGACAGACAAACGATCCAGCAGTCACATTGTGTCCAATGACTGA